One part of the Hydrogenobacter sp. T-2 genome encodes these proteins:
- the groL gene encoding chaperonin GroEL (60 kDa chaperone family; promotes refolding of misfolded polypeptides especially under stressful conditions; forms two stacked rings of heptamers to form a barrel-shaped 14mer; ends can be capped by GroES; misfolded proteins enter the barrel where they are refolded when GroES binds) produces MAAKKVIYGEDARARLKAGVDKLANAVKVTLGPRGREVIIEKKWGTPLVTKDGVTVAKEIELKDPYENMGAQLVKEVASKTADVAGDGTTTATVLAQAIFTEGLKAIASGANPMDLKRGIDKAVEKVIEEIKALSIPVSGRKEIEQVATISANNDPEIGKIIADAMEAVGKDGVITVEESKSAQTTLETVQGMQFDRGYLSPYFVTNPDKMEAVLEDPYILIYEKKISNVKDLLPVLEQVVRAGKPILIIAEDVEAEALATLVVNHIKGVIRACAVKAPGFGQRRKDYLQDIAILTGGTAITEELGIKLESVTLDMLGRADKVIVDKDNTTIVGGKGSKDNINARIEQIKKQIVETTSDYDREKLQERLAKLAGGVAIIRVGAATEAELKEKKARVEDAVHATKAAVEEGIVPGGGVALVRASEALETLKVENPDQQVGVDIVKKACRTPLRQIASNAGFEGYVVLEKVLQLGKEKGKNWGFDASVGDYKDMVEAGIIDPTKVVRTAIQNAASVAGTMLTAEALVAEIPEEKKEKTPAPDMPELD; encoded by the coding sequence ATGGCAGCAAAGAAGGTTATCTACGGAGAAGACGCAAGGGCAAGGCTCAAAGCAGGTGTTGACAAACTTGCCAATGCAGTTAAGGTCACCCTTGGACCAAGGGGTAGAGAGGTCATAATCGAGAAAAAGTGGGGAACACCTTTGGTCACAAAGGATGGTGTTACCGTGGCAAAGGAAATTGAGCTCAAAGACCCCTATGAAAACATGGGGGCACAACTTGTCAAGGAGGTTGCATCCAAGACCGCCGATGTGGCCGGTGATGGAACTACAACCGCAACAGTGCTGGCACAGGCTATATTCACTGAGGGTCTAAAGGCTATCGCCTCTGGTGCAAACCCCATGGACCTCAAGAGGGGTATAGATAAGGCAGTAGAAAAGGTCATAGAAGAAATTAAGGCTCTCTCCATACCCGTAAGTGGAAGGAAGGAGATAGAACAGGTTGCCACCATATCCGCCAACAACGACCCTGAGATAGGGAAGATAATCGCAGATGCTATGGAGGCGGTTGGTAAGGATGGTGTGATAACCGTTGAAGAGTCCAAGTCTGCACAGACCACCCTTGAAACTGTTCAAGGTATGCAGTTTGACAGAGGATACCTCTCTCCGTACTTTGTGACCAACCCAGACAAGATGGAGGCGGTTCTGGAAGACCCATACATACTCATCTACGAAAAGAAGATTTCCAACGTAAAAGACCTCTTACCTGTGCTTGAACAGGTGGTCAGGGCAGGGAAACCCATCCTCATAATAGCGGAGGATGTGGAAGCGGAAGCCCTTGCAACCCTTGTGGTAAACCACATAAAGGGTGTCATTAGAGCATGCGCAGTAAAGGCACCTGGCTTTGGTCAGAGGAGAAAGGACTACCTGCAAGACATAGCCATACTCACCGGCGGAACCGCCATAACTGAAGAGCTGGGCATTAAGTTGGAGAGCGTTACCCTTGACATGCTTGGAAGAGCGGACAAGGTCATAGTGGACAAGGATAACACCACCATAGTGGGCGGTAAAGGCTCAAAGGACAATATAAACGCAAGGATAGAGCAAATAAAGAAGCAAATTGTGGAGACTACCTCTGACTACGACAGAGAAAAGCTCCAAGAAAGGCTTGCCAAGTTGGCAGGTGGCGTAGCTATTATAAGGGTTGGTGCAGCCACCGAGGCTGAGCTCAAGGAGAAGAAGGCAAGGGTTGAGGATGCAGTGCATGCCACAAAGGCAGCAGTGGAAGAAGGTATAGTCCCCGGTGGTGGTGTGGCATTGGTTAGGGCTTCTGAAGCTCTTGAAACCCTCAAAGTAGAAAACCCTGACCAGCAGGTAGGTGTGGACATAGTAAAGAAGGCATGTAGGACACCTCTCAGGCAGATAGCTTCCAACGCAGGATTTGAGGGTTATGTGGTGCTTGAAAAGGTTCTACAGCTTGGCAAGGAAAAAGGCAAGAACTGGGGCTTTGATGCGTCAGTGGGCGACTACAAGGATATGGTAGAAGCGGGTATCATAGACCCCACCAAGGTGGTAAGGACCGCCATACAGAACGCCGCTTCTGTGGCAGGAACTATGCTCACTGCGGAAGCTCTCGTGGCGGAAATACCCGAAGAGAAGAAGGAAAAGACACCGGCACCTGATATGCCAGAGCTTGACTAA
- the ispE gene encoding 4-(cytidine 5'-diphospho)-2-C-methyl-D-erythritol kinase: protein MLRLLSPAKLNLGLWLLGKRPDGYHEVFTIYQAITLFDEIFIQEGPLNVETSTGIPMEENLVYKAIKSMEELLGEELSFRVFIQKNIPEGAGLGGGSSNVATVLRALNQLLGNPLSLRELHEIASSVSSDAGFFLMGGSAIGRGRGEVLEKIELPSMVFTLIYPGVKCSTAYVYSMVKEDILTENIEGDKIIDCLRAGDLSLLQNKLGELAGELYPEVGEVLRFLRGLGKVALVSGSGSSVFYVGETTQEVELACKARGWKLYRVESYGV, encoded by the coding sequence ATGCTAAGGCTTTTGTCTCCTGCTAAGCTCAACTTAGGTCTATGGCTTCTTGGAAAGAGGCCTGATGGGTACCATGAAGTCTTCACCATATATCAGGCTATAACCCTATTTGATGAGATATTTATCCAAGAGGGACCCTTGAACGTGGAGACAAGCACTGGTATACCTATGGAGGAAAACCTCGTCTACAAAGCTATAAAGTCTATGGAAGAACTTCTTGGAGAAGAGCTTAGCTTTAGGGTTTTTATTCAAAAGAATATACCAGAAGGGGCTGGTCTTGGAGGAGGCTCTTCCAATGTGGCAACGGTTTTGAGGGCTTTGAACCAATTGCTTGGCAACCCACTGAGTTTAAGAGAGCTTCATGAAATAGCAAGCAGTGTATCCTCTGACGCAGGCTTTTTCCTAATGGGAGGCTCTGCCATAGGTAGGGGTAGAGGCGAAGTCCTTGAGAAAATTGAATTGCCAAGTATGGTCTTTACCCTTATATACCCCGGTGTTAAATGCTCCACCGCATATGTCTACAGTATGGTAAAAGAAGATATCTTGACAGAGAATATAGAGGGTGATAAAATAATAGATTGCCTAAGGGCTGGAGACCTAAGCCTTCTCCAGAATAAACTGGGTGAGCTGGCTGGAGAGCTCTACCCAGAAGTGGGTGAAGTGCTTAGGTTTTTAAGAGGCTTAGGCAAAGTGGCTCTTGTGAGCGGTAGCGGCTCCAGCGTCTTCTATGTGGGTGAGACTACCCAAGAGGTGGAGCTCGCCTGCAAAGCGAGAGGTTGGAAGCTATACAGAGTGGAAAGTTATGGGGTGTAG
- a CDS encoding SulP family inorganic anion transporter, with amino-acid sequence MERLFPFLRWLKGYDRKTFTSDLVAGLTVAVVLVPQSMAYALIAGLPPVYGLYAASIPVIVAALFGSSAQLATGPVAIVAFLTFVSLTSYAKPGEEKFIELAILLAFLVGIIQLLIGVFRLGFLVNFVSHSVIIGFTNAAAIIIISTQIPAILGIKVEQKELIFQNIYEIAKAIPQTNLYTFIVGVVSIALIVGLRKINKNFPSALLTVALFTTLSYFFAFESYGIRVVGDIPQGLPLPSLPSIDLDLLDRILGKAFIIALVGFMEAYAIAKFIASQTKQKIDVNQELIGQGLANLVGSFFKSFPVSGSFSRSAVNFQSGAKTGMANIISASFVITTIFFVAPLLYYLPRAVLSAVVITAVINLIKPKYFVHLWKTNKYDGISAISTFALSFIMKPDYAIFIGVFLSLSLFLWRSLYPRIVRMSRDPVSKTFVNAETNSLPTCPQIEMVRPEASFYYANTENILEEIKEIIEQKPALKHLVIDCESVNYMDGTALDALSDFLEDIRKREVNLVLVNAKGPVEEVMRRSGFLEKLGKKNLMPSKGYAVGELFKSIDHEYCAKVCPYAVFNECYTVKEYVKFEPAKNPIRDIYESFSNYEDIEVYAGRAYKNLLLRSDGKEIELKAEDFYTDGKGIYVPSTKFMKHDGEIVSFGGLCSKRGCEMKNGFVYLGKDTKEIVEKLLGILK; translated from the coding sequence ATGGAGCGGCTCTTTCCTTTCCTCAGGTGGCTAAAGGGTTATGACAGGAAAACCTTTACTTCTGACTTAGTGGCTGGTCTTACAGTGGCGGTTGTGCTTGTGCCACAGTCTATGGCTTATGCCCTTATAGCTGGTCTTCCACCCGTTTATGGACTATACGCCGCGTCCATACCTGTAATAGTTGCTGCACTTTTTGGAAGCTCCGCCCAGCTTGCCACAGGTCCCGTTGCTATAGTGGCCTTTTTGACCTTTGTTTCTCTCACAAGCTACGCAAAACCCGGTGAAGAGAAATTCATAGAACTCGCCATTCTTTTAGCTTTTCTGGTGGGTATAATACAGCTACTGATAGGTGTCTTCAGGCTTGGATTTTTGGTGAACTTTGTATCACACTCGGTGATTATAGGCTTTACCAACGCAGCGGCGATAATAATAATTAGCACACAGATACCTGCAATCTTAGGCATAAAGGTGGAACAAAAGGAGCTTATATTCCAAAACATATACGAGATAGCAAAGGCAATTCCACAAACAAATCTTTACACTTTCATAGTGGGTGTAGTCTCCATAGCTTTGATAGTGGGGTTAAGGAAGATAAACAAAAACTTTCCCTCCGCACTGCTTACCGTGGCTTTATTTACCACCCTATCATACTTTTTTGCCTTTGAAAGCTACGGCATAAGGGTGGTGGGTGATATACCTCAGGGTCTTCCTCTACCCTCCTTGCCCTCTATAGACCTTGACCTTTTGGACAGAATATTAGGCAAGGCTTTTATTATAGCCCTTGTGGGTTTTATGGAAGCCTATGCCATAGCCAAGTTCATAGCAAGCCAAACAAAGCAGAAAATAGACGTAAACCAAGAGCTCATAGGTCAAGGACTTGCAAACCTTGTGGGTTCTTTCTTTAAGAGCTTTCCCGTGAGCGGTTCCTTTTCTCGCTCTGCGGTAAACTTCCAATCGGGTGCAAAAACTGGTATGGCAAACATCATAAGTGCCAGCTTTGTGATAACTACCATATTCTTTGTTGCACCTCTTCTCTATTATCTTCCAAGAGCAGTACTTTCTGCGGTGGTCATCACTGCGGTAATAAACCTCATAAAGCCAAAATACTTTGTGCATCTTTGGAAAACAAACAAATATGACGGCATATCCGCCATCTCCACCTTTGCCCTATCCTTTATCATGAAGCCAGACTATGCCATCTTTATAGGAGTGTTTTTGTCTCTTTCCCTTTTCCTCTGGAGAAGCCTATACCCAAGAATTGTTAGAATGTCCAGAGACCCAGTTAGCAAAACCTTTGTGAACGCAGAGACCAACAGCCTACCCACCTGTCCACAGATTGAGATGGTAAGACCCGAGGCATCCTTCTACTATGCCAATACAGAGAACATCCTTGAGGAAATAAAGGAGATAATAGAGCAAAAGCCTGCACTCAAACACTTGGTTATAGACTGTGAGTCTGTAAACTACATGGATGGAACAGCCCTTGACGCCCTAAGCGACTTTCTTGAGGATATCAGAAAGAGAGAAGTGAACCTTGTGCTTGTTAACGCAAAGGGACCTGTGGAAGAAGTTATGAGGCGGTCAGGCTTTCTTGAAAAACTTGGCAAAAAAAACCTCATGCCCTCCAAAGGTTATGCGGTTGGTGAGCTTTTCAAGAGCATAGACCATGAATACTGTGCAAAGGTATGTCCCTATGCGGTTTTTAACGAATGCTATACGGTTAAGGAGTATGTAAAGTTTGAGCCTGCTAAAAACCCTATAAGAGACATATACGAGTCCTTCTCTAATTACGAAGATATAGAAGTTTATGCGGGAAGAGCATACAAGAACCTTCTCCTTAGGTCGGATGGAAAGGAGATAGAACTCAAAGCGGAAGATTTCTACACAGATGGAAAGGGTATATATGTGCCTTCTACGAAATTCATGAAGCATGATGGTGAAATTGTTTCCTTTGGCGGGTTATGTAGTAAAAGGGGTTGTGAAATGAAGAATGGCTTTGTTTATCTTGGAAAGGATACAAAGGAGATAGTGGAAAAGCTCTTAGGCATTCTAAAATAA
- the groES gene encoding co-chaperone GroES, whose translation MAKLRPLYDKIVVKRFEEQEQRTASGIIIPDTAKEKPQIGEVVAVGEGKLLQNGQQVPPKVKPGDKVVFNKYAGTEVELDGEKFLVMSEDEVLAIVE comes from the coding sequence ATGGCAAAGCTCAGACCCCTTTATGACAAGATAGTAGTTAAGAGGTTTGAGGAGCAGGAGCAGAGGACTGCCTCTGGCATAATCATACCAGACACCGCCAAAGAAAAGCCACAGATAGGAGAGGTTGTGGCGGTGGGAGAAGGAAAACTTTTACAAAACGGTCAGCAAGTTCCACCTAAGGTAAAGCCTGGAGACAAGGTGGTCTTTAACAAGTATGCAGGCACAGAGGTAGAGCTTGATGGAGAAAAGTTCCTTGTTATGTCTGAGGATGAAGTGCTTGCAATAGTTGAGTAA
- a CDS encoding carbon-nitrogen hydrolase family protein, which produces MLNLAVLQFRPFFGGVEENLKKVLEMLSYVKDGSFVLLPEMWQCGFDYQNLEKHADATQEVLQEIIRVSKDKKLTVVGTYPLKVNEGIHNSAIVVDRGHIAGIRHKIKLFPLYEEQKHFLAGNENPLFEVSGVKLGILICFELRFPELSWSLRNAKLLLVPAMWGSKRKEHLKILSRARAIENQCFLMLSNAWGEVGGEEYAGSSVIYNPWGEMLTFSERGNILLQVEVDLEETQRVRNLIPLL; this is translated from the coding sequence ATGCTTAACCTTGCGGTCCTGCAGTTTAGACCTTTTTTTGGAGGGGTAGAAGAAAACCTCAAAAAAGTCTTAGAAATGCTCAGTTATGTAAAAGATGGGTCTTTTGTGCTTTTGCCCGAAATGTGGCAGTGTGGCTTTGACTACCAAAACTTAGAAAAGCATGCGGACGCAACCCAAGAAGTCCTGCAAGAAATCATAAGGGTCTCCAAAGATAAAAAGCTGACAGTGGTAGGAACTTATCCCTTAAAGGTCAACGAAGGCATACATAACTCCGCCATAGTGGTAGACAGAGGGCATATAGCGGGCATAAGGCATAAGATAAAGCTTTTTCCACTATATGAAGAGCAAAAGCACTTTTTAGCTGGCAATGAAAATCCACTTTTTGAGGTTTCTGGTGTAAAGCTGGGTATTCTCATATGCTTTGAGCTAAGGTTTCCAGAGCTTTCATGGAGCTTGAGGAATGCGAAGTTGCTCCTTGTGCCAGCCATGTGGGGGAGCAAAAGGAAAGAGCATTTAAAAATCCTTTCAAGGGCGAGGGCTATAGAGAATCAATGTTTCCTTATGCTTTCTAATGCATGGGGTGAGGTGGGAGGTGAAGAGTATGCCGGGTCTTCCGTCATATATAACCCATGGGGTGAGATGCTTACCTTTTCAGAAAGGGGAAACATCCTTCTTCAGGTAGAGGTAGACCTTGAGGAAACACAAAGGGTGAGAAATCTTATTCCTCTATTGTAA